The DNA sequence CTAATAGCCTTAGGAGTAATCCCTATTTTATTTGATATATCCTTAACTCTACTTTCATTTTCAAACCTTTCTCTAAAAATCTCTTTATCAATTTCTTTTAACTCATCTAATCTTTTATTTATTTCTCCTATAATTTCTTTCATCAAAACCAGGTCTTCTATATTATCTTCTTTACTCTCATATTCTTCTAGTTTTGATATATTTTTAGTATGCTTTGCTTCTTTTCTCATTATATCTATGGCTGTATATTTACATAAAGTAAAAATCCAATTTTTAAATAATCCTTCCTCTTTTTTATAGTATTTAATACCGTCCCATATTTTAAGTAAAACTATATTTACACATTCTTCACTAAGTTCTCTATTATTCAATATTTTATTTGAAGCTCTATATATTAAATCTCCATAAATTTCAATTAATTCTTCTAATGCTGACTCATCTTTTTGTACGAGCCTGTCAATTAAATTCACATCATTCATATACTCCCCTCCTCACTAATATAATCGTTATAAGTTTCTTTAATGCTTCAAAAAATCTTAAAATAAAAAAGAGCCTATTAAAATAGACTCTTACTTACTTCTAATAATTTTAGTTTCTATTT is a window from the Paraclostridium sordellii genome containing:
- a CDS encoding sigma-70 family RNA polymerase sigma factor, giving the protein MNDVNLIDRLVQKDESALEELIEIYGDLIYRASNKILNNRELSEECVNIVLLKIWDGIKYYKKEEGLFKNWIFTLCKYTAIDIMRKEAKHTKNISKLEEYESKEDNIEDLVLMKEIIGEINKRLDELKEIDKEIFRERFENESRVKDISNKIGITPKAISLRIMRIKKFLKGINRG